In Anopheles bellator chromosome 2, idAnoBellAS_SP24_06.2, whole genome shotgun sequence, the genomic stretch TGTAGGTTAGCTACTCTAGAGGGTTCTAGAATTATATGTATTCTGTTTACAAAGATTTACCCGCATTTGCACTAAGATTCCTTGTGTTCCGCACCCTCCGGCAACGGTCCTACTAATCAAACCTGCTAAACCTGATGTAGCTCCGCTCATTTGTACCGTTTTACTAACCAACTAACCCACCCATTAGTTTAGTCTAGAGGAAGAAAACACGAATCAAATCCCCGACGCCCCGACCGTTCCGACGATCAACGTCCTAACATCGTTCCATCCGGCGCCGGCTTTATGCGATTAAAAGTATGTTGAGTGCCACATTTCTCTCTCGGCACTCGTTGCCACGCACTACTCTCGGCGGCCCGTTTTCTCGGAGTCACCGAAACAGTAACCAACGCCTAAATATCCCACAACCGAATCCAACAACCTGTGTTCCCTGTGTGACCTGCCGTGTTTGAACCGTTCCCCTCCACGCTTCCAAACTCTCCGAGCACGTGACACGAACAATCGATAAGCACAAACGTTTTGAGATTTCCAATAAGCCCTTTTCAGGTAAGTGTGAAGGTAGCCCGCTACCtcggtctctttctctcggagTGATACTTTCGCTCGAAAAAGCTCACCCGGAAGAGTGTAACAGTAATTAGGCCAATAAGTGTGGTTGCttaagtagtagtagtagtagtagtagtagtagtactaGTAGTAATAGTAACAGCTGTAAGGAGTTTGCGATTTAAACGTTTGGAGCTGCCTGTTTGTTGGGCTTACgttgggccaccaccaccacgctaCGTGGCGTGAGTATTGTTGACGCTGTTCTCGTGGGCACTGCCGTGGGCGGTGGCACAAATGTTGCCACTGGATATGGAGGTCGCCGGTGGGTGCGGCGTGGTGCCACCAACCGACGAACAGCtcgtggtgctgttgctggtgttcAGGTGGACCAGGAATGTGTCCGAAATGCAGGCATGAGATTCTGCTTCCTTCTCCAGCATCGAACGTGCCTGCGGTACGGATGGAATGGGGGCGTGCAAATAGGTCAGTCACTTATCAGCGTGTTATCACGGTAAATATGGTGGCGCAAACTATCGTCCGCCTCGCCCGCCGTTACCTTCAGCTTGTGGTCTTCCAAACCCTGCTTCACCGTGTCGTGCTGTCGCTGCAGCTCGTCCCGTTTCCGCTCGTACGTCGCCGTTAGCCGTACCCGTTCCGTGACGCCCTTCTCGACGAGCGTCGAATCCACTTCACGCTTCATGCTGAAGGAAATCGGGACATTTGACAGGGAACCGCACCGAGGGAAAGCGGAGAAgtatcataaataaaatgggCCTCATATGAGCAACTGGCAGACTCACCGCTCCAGCTCGTCCTTGTCCTTGTGGACCATCGCCAGCTGCTTCACTTCGCTTTTGCGTGACAGCTGCAGCTGTCGCATCACTTCGGTCGTTTCACGCTCGAGTTGTGTCTGCAAAGAAGCCGAAACTTAATGAGTGGCAATGGGAGCGCAGGCGACGCAGCGAAGGGCCCTTCGATCCGGGCCCTAATCCCTTCTCACCTTCAATTGCTTCATCTGGCTCTCCTGCGACTGACGGAGCAAATCCTCCGCCAGGCTGTAGATGATTTCGTGGTACTTCTCCAGCACCTCCCGGTAGCTGCTGGCGTGCTCGCGGCAGATTTGCCGCAACCGTTCCGCCTGCGCGTCTCCCGTCACGTCCGTGTCCGAGGTCGCACACGGCGGCACCTTCACGTTCATGTCGGCCATGTTTTTGCTACTGAACCGCTTCACCAGTTTGTTGCCCATCGCGAACTTGGACTTCTTCAGCGGCCCatcggcaccgccaccaccggccagttCGCCACCTTTCTGCGCCGCGTGGTTCTTGAGCTTCTCCTTGTCGTGGCCCTTCTTGAGAGCTTTCAGCTCCTTCTCGAGTGCTTCCCGCTTCTTGCGGATCTGCTTGTCCTCGAATATCTTCTCCAGCGGATCGGCCACAATCTTACCGCTACCGtcttgctggtggtggtgctggagctgctggtgcgTCGCAGAATCGGCCGTACCGGGCCCGGAAGCGCCCAGCGGTACGTTGGTGGTAGTGGTAATCGGTGGTCCACCGCCCCCGCTGGATGTGACGTGCACGGTGGCAGCCGTCGGCGGCCGAACGGCAGCGCTGCCCGGCGCTGAATCCAGTGAGGGTTGAGCCATGGGCAGAGACACTACTTTGGTCACCACCTCCAATGGGGCCTCCCGCTCGGCATCACTTTCGACCTGCGTCTGCTGACCGGTGGGCCGTTGTTGCCGTGCCGGACTTCCGACGGTGTTGTTGTCACTCGATTTGTTGAGTGTATCGCCCTTGCCTTTGCTCAAACCTAGAGATACAACGACAACTGGTCCGGTTAAATGGAGGAAAGCCAACACGCAAAGCCCAGGCAGGCGATACGGAAGACGGGAATAGAgacaaaacaaatacaaacaaaataaaaaaccggGGAACTCaagcagcaacataaaacaatgcaACATTGCAACAACATGAATCGGTCAGCACGCTTACATGAGTCCTCCTCGGTGGGTTCCGTGTCCTCCTCCAGCACGGCGAGCTGTTTGGAGCGCTTTTCCTGTTCGCTCTGGTACTTGATCGGATTGGCGAGGGCTTCCGCAAAGTCGGACAGCCCATCGGGAACGTAGTCTTTGACGACAATGCACAGAAAGAGGGTGGCCAGTGGAATCGGCTGTCCCACTTCCGTCCGCAGCGTCAGATGCCGGTAGCCGGGGCACAGCCCTATCACCGGGAGCACCCGGTGCCCGATCAGTTTGGCGCCCTCCTCGTACGCCGCTATCCGAATGGCGGCCAGCTCCGGCAGCACCACCTTCTTGAACACGAACGGTTCCTCGTCGTACACCGGGTTGATGCCGTTGTCGCGCACTATTTTGGTTCGAAACTTTTTACGCACCGTGTCGGCCGGCAATCCGAACATGTCCACCTCGACGAACGTGCCGACTTTCTTGTCGGTCAGAAACTGACCCGACATAACCGTCACCACGACCGTGCCGGCAATGATGCCGTCCACCTGGAAACACAGGACAGACCTTCGACAGTGTTGGGCGAAATAGACCGGAGTAAAGCGTCCCCTTACCGTACTCTCCGCAAACGGATCCAGCCGACGGTCTTTGCGGCGCATAAACTCCGGTTTCAGCAAGTAACCGCAACGATGGTTGTACTCGAAGATGCCCAGGTTAAGCTGCATCGCCAGGTCCAGCGTTTGATAGTTCAGTGCGGCCAGCTGACAACCGGCGTTCCAGAAGAGCTACAGATCGGGGAAGTGACAAGAACCAGATTGAATCAATGCATTTGACGATTCGACGTTTCGATGTTCAATGTTGACTTGGATGCTTATAAAAAGTTGAGATAGTGAGCCGCAAATCCAACGTGGCTCTATAACGATCTAGCAGCCATTGAACTGATTTTTCCCCGCAAAATACGATGGCAAACATTTATATTGCTAATGATCCCCAGCTTTACGACAATATTTTAAATGGACAAACGCGACAAACAGGACAATAAATCGCACGGAACATCGAACAGCACCATGCCGTGTGTTTCAAAACTAATCCAGGTATTATCGACCGCGCAGATTACATTTCAGGATTTGCTCTGTTTGCAGGAACAGGTAATTCGgtataaacaatttaattgaacGCAATGGATGTCACCGGGAATGATATCTACAGACTTTTGAACTATTATACGGTCGAGAGGCATACAGCGCGGTGTTTACAGAAGAACGTAGCTGGGATGTGGCTCATTTCACGAAGCCAGCGAACCGACGGTGCCAACCAACCTGTGGCATAAAGTTGGAACTGTCGAAGCGTGTTCCGGCCGGATAGACACGCGATAGCTGTCGCTTGTTGTAGTTGACAAACTCGATCGGGCGCTCCTTCAGCAGCGTGGTAGCTTGCTTCTCGTCAAACGAAGACATCTCGTAGTAGCGGGCCTTCTCTGCGTGCGGACGAAACAACGAGAGAAATAATTAGAGCGGAAAATTGCAGCCGACAACCGGCACACCTACGTACGTACTTTCCGAATTCTCGAAGCTACTAAAGTGCACCGGCTGCACGTAGTTGACGAGTGCGGAGATCTCCGCGCCCGCCTCAGTCTCTTTGGTTTGCGGCACCTTGTCGGCCTCGTTCGGCCCGATCGCTCCCGGTACCTGCGTGCCCGGAATCGACTCGTCATCGCTCGAACTGTCCGTGTCCGACGAGCCGGTGCTTTCCTTTGAGCTTTGACGAATTTGCTGCCATTTTGGGAGAACGAGAACGGGAAAATACGCGGTAACATGAGCGAACGGAAGCATACACATTTTAAATGGAAACTTAAAATTATTTCTAAAAGAGCGTATTGTACAAAAGCACTTCGAGCACTTGGGTGACGCAACCATGTTGGGACGCAGAAGAAAGAACTCAATTTCCTTTCGAAGAGCCGCATTCAGtcgtgccggttccgggcgcTCCGGGGTGACGTTTCCGATATCGCTTCCGGATTAGAATATCCAGGATGTGAAGTGGAGTTTATAGGAAAAACGTCCcttccggccccggtggtTTAGATAgtggatgcagcagcagcagtgtgtaTAGGTTTCCGCGACCGAACtagaccggaaccggaacctgaACCCGGGACACTACGCGAAAAAGTACCTGCAACGGTGGTGCATGGTGCGGAATGTCGCCgttcccggtcggtggctgtattgcttgtggtggtgttgtgccgttgttgctgttgacgCTCGGGTCGCCATCCAGCTGAGACTGCTGCAAGCCGCTCGTTGCAGCTGCGGTGATGCATTTTTGTTGGACCCGTGATGCCGTGGacagagaaaagaaagaaagccgtGAGAACGGGATTCGAAGGGGTTAGTGCGTCGCATTATAGAATCCCAAGGAAGCGGAACTAAGTAAATGGTATCCCATCCATCCGGTGGGGTGCGATTACAGGGTGCACATTTGGGTTCACTCTCGTCGGGTGCAAGTGCAGTCATGGCGCATGGCACCATCCATCGTGGATTTAGTGAAAAGGATCTGCGGCGTCACATTGCGCTTGCTGGGGCACGTAGCGTTCCGTCTCTACCGTCTCCATCGGCTGGACCCGGGCGTCATGGTAATGGAACTAAATCGCAGTTCATCAATTGCCAAGTGTGCTAACCGTGGCCGTCCGTCGGATCCCGCATGCAGATCGGGATAAGTTGAACAAATAGCAACATTCGTTAGCATCATCCCTCTCGGCTGCCGGAAGAGCAAAGAGATTTTGCTCGATTTTCGCTTTGGCCGCAAAGTGGGAACACCAGCCGTATGACGTCACAAACATATGTCTGCGCTTATACGTGACCCACATTAACTGGTAACAGGGGCAG encodes the following:
- the LOC131208004 gene encoding 1-phosphatidylinositol 4,5-bisphosphate phosphodiesterase classes I and II — its product is MASMLTAGCTSPDASGKQQSVSPQSCSPRIGAPPTTANAQNAGQTTGNSAVSASASAMNNPTAVKLGVMDVPKALQDGEKFIKWDEDSCNGTPVTLRVDVKGFFLYWVDQNHEMDMLDIATIRDVRTGQYAKKPRDIKLRQIVTMGSQDTLEEKTVTVCYGADFVNVNFINFCCTRKEIARLWCDELIRMAYNLTQLNGPAIMFLQKAYTKLCLQVDKSGKIPVKNIIKTFATNKDDRRRVEKALDVSGLPSGKGDTLALAKFQFEDFFNLYKNLSQRTEVEKVYDELVGTSKRRLMSTSQLVDFLNKTQRDPRLNEILHPYANTARARDLIQEYEPNKFNAQKGQLSFDGFLRYLMSEDNPIMAASKLDLSDDMDQPMAHYFINSSHNTYLTGHQLTGKSSVEIYRQSLLAGCRCVELDFWNGRTEEPVIVHGYTFVPEICAKDVLEAIAETAFKTSEFPVILSFENHCNPRQQAKIANYCREIFGDMLLDRPLESHPLESSVELPAPSLLKRKIIIKNKKKHHHHHHHKKGTTATAAVVTSPQQQQPPVAAANNGAANANATTVNSNSTPISGAPVAANNGANAPAAAATSGLQQSQLDGDPSVNSNNGTTPPQAIQPPTGNGDIPHHAPPLQQIRQSSKESTGSSDTDSSSDDESIPGTQVPGAIGPNEADKVPQTKETEAGAEISALVNYVQPVHFSSFENSEKKARYYEMSSFDEKQATTLLKERPIEFVNYNKRQLSRVYPAGTRFDSSNFMPQLFWNAGCQLAALNYQTLDLAMQLNLGIFEYNHRCGYLLKPEFMRRKDRRLDPFAESTVDGIIAGTVVVTVMSGQFLTDKKVGTFVEVDMFGLPADTVRKKFRTKIVRDNGINPVYDEEPFVFKKVVLPELAAIRIAAYEEGAKLIGHRVLPVIGLCPGYRHLTLRTEVGQPIPLATLFLCIVVKDYVPDGLSDFAEALANPIKYQSEQEKRSKQLAVLEEDTEPTEEDSFVVVSLGLSKGKGDTLNKSSDNNTVGSPARQQRPTGQQTQVESDAEREAPLEVVTKVVSLPMAQPSLDSAPGSAAVRPPTAATVHVTSSGGGGPPITTTTNVPLGASGPGTADSATHQQLQHHHQQDGSGKIVADPLEKIFEDKQIRKKREALEKELKALKKGHDKEKLKNHAAQKGGELAGGGGADGPLKKSKFAMGNKLVKRFSSKNMADMNVKVPPCATSDTDVTGDAQAERLRQICREHASSYREVLEKYHEIIYSLAEDLLRQSQESQMKQLKTQLERETTEVMRQLQLSRKSEVKQLAMVHKDKDELERMKREVDSTLVEKGVTERVRLTATYERKRDELQRQHDTVKQGLEDHKLKARSMLEKEAESHACISDTFLVHLNTSNSTTSCSSVGGTTPHPPATSISSGNICATAHGSAHENSVNNTHAT